The Mycolicibacterium smegmatis genome has a window encoding:
- the glnT gene encoding type III glutamate--ammonia ligase, which yields MTSDLATLAEQSGTKFILALFVDLRGKPCAKLVPVEAIDMLATEGVGFAGYAVGAMGQEPKDPDLMALPDPASFTPIPFIKEGLALVHCDPYVEGKPWPYAPRVILKNLIQQAADAGFEPWVGAEVEYFLLRRNADGSLVTADAADTAAQPCYDARGLTRMYDHLTAISTAMNSLGWSNYANDHEDGNGQFEQNFEFADALTTADRVITLRYLLSMIAAERGMVATFMPKPFADRTGSGLHFHLSLTSGGNPVFPSETDERGLGLSDTAYAFLAGILDHACALQSVVAPTVNSYKRTGATSTASGASWAPRLPSYGGNDRTHYIRVPDNQRIEMRGGDGSANPYLAVAAALGAGLDGIKRSIDPGPVGSGGTTALPPTLLHAVDALEADPVVTGVLDAAGEGVATYFANLKREEFFTYHGTVTPWEVDTYLTAF from the coding sequence ATGACCTCTGATCTCGCCACACTCGCCGAGCAGTCGGGCACCAAGTTCATCCTCGCGTTGTTCGTCGACCTGCGCGGAAAGCCTTGCGCCAAGCTGGTTCCCGTCGAGGCCATCGACATGCTGGCCACCGAGGGCGTCGGCTTCGCCGGCTACGCCGTCGGCGCCATGGGCCAGGAACCCAAGGACCCCGACCTGATGGCCCTGCCGGACCCGGCCTCGTTCACGCCCATCCCCTTCATCAAAGAAGGCCTGGCGCTCGTGCACTGCGACCCGTACGTCGAGGGCAAGCCGTGGCCCTACGCACCGCGCGTGATCCTCAAGAACCTGATCCAGCAGGCCGCCGACGCCGGATTCGAACCCTGGGTGGGTGCGGAGGTCGAGTACTTCCTGTTGCGCCGCAACGCCGATGGTTCGCTGGTCACCGCCGACGCCGCCGACACCGCGGCCCAGCCGTGTTACGACGCCCGCGGCCTGACCCGCATGTACGACCACCTGACCGCGATCTCGACGGCCATGAACTCCCTGGGCTGGTCCAACTACGCCAACGACCACGAGGACGGCAACGGCCAGTTCGAGCAGAACTTCGAGTTCGCCGATGCGCTCACCACGGCCGACCGTGTCATCACCCTGCGCTATCTGCTGTCGATGATCGCCGCTGAACGCGGCATGGTGGCCACCTTCATGCCCAAGCCGTTCGCCGACCGCACGGGCAGCGGACTGCACTTCCACCTGTCGCTCACCAGCGGCGGCAACCCCGTCTTCCCGTCGGAGACCGACGAACGCGGGCTCGGCCTGTCCGACACCGCGTATGCCTTCCTGGCGGGCATCCTCGACCACGCCTGTGCCCTGCAGTCCGTCGTCGCACCAACGGTCAACTCCTACAAGCGAACCGGCGCCACCAGCACCGCATCCGGGGCGTCCTGGGCGCCGCGGCTGCCCAGCTACGGCGGCAACGACCGCACGCATTACATCCGGGTGCCCGACAACCAGCGCATCGAGATGCGTGGCGGTGACGGCTCGGCCAACCCGTACCTGGCGGTCGCCGCGGCGCTCGGCGCCGGCCTCGACGGCATCAAACGCAGCATCGACCCGGGCCCGGTCGGCAGCGGCGGCACCACGGCCCTGCCGCCCACGCTGCTGCACGCAGTCGACGCGCTGGAGGCCGATCCGGTGGTCACCGGCGTGCTCGACGCCGCGGGCGAGGGAGTCGCCACCTACTTCGCAAACCTCAAGCGCGAGGAGTTCTTCACCTATCACGGCACCGTGACGCCGTGGGAGGTCGACACCTATCTCACTGCTTTCTAG
- a CDS encoding glutamine amidotransferase, producing MCGIVGLHLRTAELYPRLGEMLTEMLCEMSDRGADSAGVAVYGDPVWSPPGRGCVSVTDLAEAPDLGPDVEVVQVDSTYLLSADTPSEDLLERVKAAYPSALIAGFGADLAVLKGVGHPRALTDAWGLVKAQGWQGVGHTRMATESAVTPSGCHPYTVGPEQCLVHNGSFSNHATIRRELRRAGVQFDSENDTEVGARFVAQQLAAGRDVQTALKALCATFDGFYTLLVSNRDSFAVVRDAIACKPAVIAETDEWVAMASEYRALSGLPGVEKARIWEPEPEVVYAWTR from the coding sequence ATGTGCGGGATCGTGGGATTGCACCTGCGCACAGCCGAGCTGTATCCGAGGCTGGGTGAAATGCTCACCGAGATGCTGTGCGAAATGTCGGACCGCGGCGCCGATTCGGCCGGTGTCGCGGTCTACGGCGATCCGGTGTGGTCACCGCCCGGGCGCGGCTGCGTCTCGGTGACCGACCTCGCCGAGGCCCCCGATCTCGGTCCCGATGTCGAGGTGGTGCAGGTCGATTCGACATACCTGCTATCCGCGGACACCCCGTCGGAGGACCTGCTCGAACGTGTCAAGGCTGCCTATCCCTCGGCGCTGATCGCCGGGTTCGGCGCCGACCTCGCGGTGCTCAAGGGTGTGGGCCATCCGCGTGCGCTCACCGACGCGTGGGGCCTGGTCAAGGCGCAGGGCTGGCAGGGTGTCGGGCACACCCGCATGGCGACCGAATCCGCCGTGACCCCGTCGGGGTGCCACCCCTACACCGTGGGGCCCGAACAGTGCCTGGTGCACAACGGATCCTTCTCCAACCACGCCACCATCCGGCGCGAACTGCGCCGGGCCGGTGTGCAGTTCGACAGCGAGAACGACACCGAGGTGGGCGCGCGGTTCGTCGCCCAACAGCTGGCGGCCGGCCGCGACGTCCAGACCGCACTCAAGGCACTGTGCGCGACGTTCGACGGCTTCTACACGCTGCTGGTGTCCAACCGCGACTCGTTCGCCGTGGTGCGCGACGCGATCGCGTGCAAGCCCGCGGTGATCGCCGAGACCGACGAGTGGGTCGCGATGGCCAGCGAGTACCGCGCACTGTCCGGGTTGCCGGGCGTCGAGAAGGCACGAATCTGGGAACCCGAACCGGAGGTTGTTTACGCATGGACCAGGTAA
- a CDS encoding glutamine amidotransferase, which translates to MDQVTVSLTEFDLRTTPLREVNAALHQPGLEGEFVIEHPAGAHNVAVGVDAPVRVRVEGHVGYYAAGMNQQAEILINGNAGTGVAENMMSGTVRVKGNASQSAGATAHGGLLVVEGDAAARCGISMKGIDIVVGGNIGHMSAFMAQAGRLVVRGNAGEALGDSIYEARIYVRGEVASLGADCIAKPMRPEHHAELAELLAAAGYDDDTSEYARYGSARNLYHFHVDNASAY; encoded by the coding sequence ATGGACCAGGTAACCGTCAGTCTCACCGAATTCGATCTGCGCACAACACCTCTGCGCGAGGTCAACGCAGCACTGCACCAGCCCGGTCTCGAGGGCGAGTTCGTCATCGAACATCCCGCGGGCGCACACAACGTCGCCGTCGGCGTCGACGCGCCGGTCCGGGTCCGCGTCGAGGGCCACGTCGGCTACTACGCCGCGGGCATGAACCAGCAGGCCGAGATCCTCATCAACGGCAACGCGGGCACCGGTGTCGCCGAGAACATGATGAGCGGCACCGTGCGGGTCAAGGGCAACGCCTCGCAGTCCGCGGGCGCCACGGCCCACGGCGGCCTGCTGGTGGTCGAGGGCGACGCCGCGGCGCGTTGCGGCATCTCGATGAAGGGCATCGACATCGTCGTCGGCGGCAACATCGGCCACATGAGCGCGTTCATGGCACAGGCCGGGCGCCTCGTGGTACGCGGCAACGCCGGTGAGGCACTCGGTGATTCGATCTACGAGGCCCGCATCTACGTGCGCGGCGAGGTCGCCTCGCTGGGCGCGGACTGCATCGCCAAGCCGATGCGGCCCGAGCACCACGCCGAACTCGCCGAACTGCTGGCGGCCGCGGGCTACGACGACGACACGTCGGAGTACGCGCGCTACGGCTCGGCCCGAAACCTGTACCACTTCCACGTCGACAATGCGAGCGCCTACTGA
- a CDS encoding FMN-binding glutamate synthase family protein, with translation MSYTTDDRARLGLRESATFDRTTIAAIQRAADTGIYDIRGWGAKRPLPHFDDLLFLGASMSRYPLEGYRERCGTDVVLGDRHAKHPLHLDIPVTIAGMSFGALSAGAKEALGRGASEVGTSTTTGDGGMTPEERGQSKHLVYQYLPSRYGMNPDDLRKADAIEVVLGQGAKPGGGGMLLGQKISERVAGMRTLPQGIDQRSACRHPDWTGPDDLTIKINELREITDWEKPIYVKVGATRTYYDVKLAVHSGADVVVVDGMQGGTAATQEVFIEHVGIPTLAAIPQAVQALQELGVHRKVQLIVSGGIRNGADVAKALALGADAVAIGTAAMIALGDNHPRYAAEYEKIGSAAGFYDDFQDGRDPAGISTQDAELAARFDPIEGGRRLANYLRVLTMEAQTIARACGKAHVCHLEPEDLVAVTIEAAAMARVPLAGTDWIPGRGAAAL, from the coding sequence ATGAGCTACACCACCGATGACCGCGCGCGACTCGGCCTGCGCGAATCAGCCACATTCGACCGCACCACGATCGCAGCGATCCAGCGGGCCGCCGACACCGGGATCTACGACATCCGCGGCTGGGGCGCCAAGCGTCCGCTTCCCCATTTCGACGACCTGCTGTTCCTGGGCGCGTCGATGTCGCGCTACCCGCTGGAGGGCTACCGCGAGCGTTGCGGCACCGACGTCGTGCTCGGCGACCGGCACGCCAAACACCCTCTGCACCTCGACATCCCGGTCACCATCGCCGGTATGAGCTTCGGTGCACTGTCGGCCGGGGCCAAGGAGGCACTGGGCCGCGGCGCGAGCGAGGTCGGCACGTCGACCACCACGGGCGACGGCGGTATGACGCCCGAGGAGCGCGGCCAGAGCAAGCACCTGGTGTACCAGTACCTGCCCTCGCGCTACGGCATGAACCCCGACGACCTGCGCAAGGCCGACGCCATCGAGGTGGTGCTGGGCCAGGGCGCCAAGCCGGGCGGTGGCGGAATGCTGCTGGGGCAGAAGATCTCCGAGCGCGTCGCGGGCATGCGCACGCTGCCGCAGGGCATCGACCAGCGCAGCGCCTGCCGGCATCCGGACTGGACCGGCCCCGACGATCTCACCATCAAGATCAACGAACTGCGTGAGATCACCGACTGGGAGAAGCCCATCTACGTCAAGGTCGGCGCCACCCGCACCTACTACGACGTCAAGCTCGCGGTGCACTCCGGTGCCGACGTCGTGGTGGTCGACGGCATGCAGGGCGGCACGGCCGCCACGCAGGAGGTGTTCATCGAACACGTCGGCATCCCGACGCTGGCCGCGATCCCGCAGGCCGTGCAGGCGCTGCAGGAACTGGGTGTGCACCGAAAAGTGCAACTGATCGTCTCGGGCGGCATCCGCAACGGCGCCGACGTGGCCAAGGCCCTGGCGCTGGGCGCCGACGCCGTGGCGATCGGCACGGCAGCAATGATCGCGCTGGGCGACAACCATCCGCGCTACGCTGCCGAGTACGAGAAGATCGGCAGCGCAGCCGGTTTCTACGACGACTTCCAGGACGGCCGCGATCCCGCGGGCATCAGCACGCAGGATGCCGAACTCGCGGCGCGATTCGACCCGATCGAGGGCGGGCGCCGGCTGGCCAACTATCTGCGCGTGCTGACCATGGAGGCCCAGACCATCGCGCGGGCGTGCGGCAAGGCCCACGTGTGCCACCTGGAACCCGAGGACCTCGTGGCCGTCACGATCGAGGCCGCCGCGATGGCACGGGTGCCGCTGGCGGGCACCGACTGGATCCCGGGCAGAGGGGCCGCCGCGCTATGA
- a CDS encoding NAD(P)/FAD-dependent oxidoreductase, which produces MSITADVVIVGGGLEGTAAAWALSQRGVTDVVVAERNTVGSGMTGKSSGIVRCHYGVSSLAAMAAVGLDVFEKAEEIFGDDIGFRQTGYVVGVGEQNVDALRKSLAAQRQVGVQTEEIDASEVAKLWPWADLEPFAAFGWEARGGYGDAYQTAQAFAIAARAAGVRIRQGATVTELLMDADRVTGVRLADGTEVSAGTVVVATGAWTRPFLAPYGVDIPIRVIREQIVTISPGLDIGAVPVFSDLVSLQYVRPELGGEILFGNSDLGHGESADPDNYLNRATEEFVDITVEKVGTRFPGLTDASITGSYAGCYDVTPDWNPVISETDVDGLIVAAGFSGHGFKIAPAVGRLVADLVVDGHSSDPRIPETDFRLSRFAEDNLLKSPYPYVGAGEMR; this is translated from the coding sequence ATGAGCATCACCGCAGACGTCGTGATCGTCGGCGGCGGTCTGGAAGGAACCGCCGCCGCCTGGGCCCTGAGCCAGCGCGGGGTCACCGATGTGGTTGTCGCCGAACGCAACACCGTGGGGTCCGGCATGACCGGCAAGTCCAGCGGGATCGTGCGCTGCCATTACGGCGTGAGCTCGCTGGCGGCCATGGCCGCTGTGGGTCTCGATGTGTTCGAGAAGGCCGAGGAGATCTTCGGCGACGACATCGGCTTCCGCCAGACCGGCTACGTCGTCGGCGTGGGCGAACAGAACGTCGACGCGCTGCGCAAGAGCCTGGCCGCACAGCGTCAGGTCGGTGTGCAGACCGAGGAGATCGACGCCTCGGAAGTGGCCAAGCTGTGGCCGTGGGCCGACCTCGAACCCTTCGCGGCGTTCGGCTGGGAGGCGCGCGGCGGTTACGGCGACGCCTACCAGACCGCGCAGGCGTTCGCGATCGCCGCACGCGCCGCGGGTGTGCGGATCCGACAGGGCGCCACCGTCACCGAACTGCTGATGGACGCCGACCGGGTCACCGGAGTGCGGCTGGCCGACGGCACCGAGGTGTCCGCGGGCACCGTCGTCGTCGCCACGGGCGCCTGGACGCGACCGTTCCTGGCGCCCTACGGTGTCGACATCCCCATCAGGGTGATCCGCGAGCAGATCGTCACCATCTCCCCCGGCCTGGACATCGGCGCCGTCCCGGTGTTCTCGGATCTGGTGTCGCTGCAGTACGTGCGCCCCGAACTGGGCGGCGAGATCCTGTTCGGCAACAGCGATCTGGGACACGGCGAGTCGGCCGACCCGGACAACTACCTCAACCGCGCCACCGAGGAGTTCGTCGACATCACGGTCGAGAAGGTGGGCACACGGTTCCCCGGTCTCACCGACGCATCCATCACCGGCAGTTACGCGGGCTGCTACGACGTCACCCCGGACTGGAACCCGGTGATCTCCGAGACCGACGTCGACGGTCTGATCGTGGCGGCCGGTTTCAGCGGGCACGGCTTCAAGATCGCCCCCGCCGTGGGCCGGTTGGTGGCCGACCTGGTGGTCGACGGGCACAGTTCCGACCCGCGGATACCCGAGACCGATTTCCGCTTGAGCCGGTTCGCCGAGGACAATCTGCTCAAGAGCCCGTATCCATATGTGGGGGCGGGAGAGATGCGCTGA
- a CDS encoding helix-turn-helix domain-containing protein, producing MSDDVPLLRNRSGTARERDPQAPVEELEFEAAIGRNVRQLRQQHGLTVAEMAARVGISKAMMSKIENAQTSCSLSTLALLAKGLDVPVTSLFRGADVERPAAFVKAGTGPEIVRNGTKQGHEYQLLSSLRGEHKRLECLHVTLTEKSQTYPLFQHPGTEFIYMLEGVMDYSHSRSVYRLQPGDSLQIDGEGAHGPVDLVELPIRFLSVIAFPDSQV from the coding sequence GTGAGCGACGACGTTCCACTGCTTCGCAACAGGTCCGGAACGGCCCGTGAGCGTGATCCGCAGGCGCCGGTCGAGGAACTTGAGTTCGAGGCCGCGATCGGACGCAACGTGCGCCAACTGCGCCAGCAGCATGGGCTCACGGTCGCCGAGATGGCCGCGCGGGTGGGCATCTCCAAGGCGATGATGTCCAAGATCGAGAACGCGCAGACCTCCTGCAGCCTGTCCACGCTGGCGCTGCTGGCCAAGGGTCTCGACGTGCCGGTCACGAGCCTGTTCCGCGGCGCCGATGTGGAACGCCCCGCGGCGTTCGTGAAAGCCGGCACCGGCCCGGAAATCGTGCGCAACGGCACCAAGCAAGGGCACGAGTACCAATTGCTCAGTTCCCTGCGCGGCGAGCACAAGCGCCTGGAATGCCTGCACGTCACGCTCACCGAGAAAAGCCAGACCTATCCCCTTTTCCAGCATCCGGGCACCGAATTCATCTACATGCTCGAAGGTGTCATGGACTACAGCCACAGCCGCTCGGTGTACCGGCTGCAGCCGGGTGACTCACTGCAGATCGACGGCGAGGGTGCGCACGGACCGGTGGATCTGGTGGAGTTGCCCATCCGTTTTCTCTCGGTCATCGCATTCCCCGATTCGCAGGTCTGA
- a CDS encoding nitrile hydratase subunit beta has translation MSSAAERAAKLDLVGRLKAHFPEIPDAPPPDLLDHDRFLAYMKTVHDVGGEPDAPMKYENKEYEYWEHMTYVICEVLAWRGIWLSEERRRIGNVDVGRAIYQGIPYYGRWLWAVARVLIEKHHISHGELTDRMVEVQERYRDGLAGRMLEATPKSEGDGADVRRNEHHIRAVGIGDPQIYAGKAGTPKFSVGEAVVVRDLPALLYTRTPEYVRGAKGVIAEVTYESPAPEDETWDRTDATPEWFYIVRFNLSELFYGYTGTSTDTLQTEIPERWLEKSL, from the coding sequence ATGAGTTCAGCCGCCGAACGTGCAGCGAAATTGGATTTGGTGGGTCGCCTCAAAGCGCACTTTCCCGAAATTCCCGACGCGCCGCCACCCGACCTGCTCGACCATGACCGGTTTCTCGCGTACATGAAGACCGTTCACGACGTCGGCGGCGAACCGGACGCGCCGATGAAGTACGAGAACAAGGAGTACGAGTACTGGGAGCACATGACCTACGTCATCTGCGAGGTGCTGGCATGGCGGGGCATCTGGCTCTCCGAGGAGCGCCGCCGCATCGGCAACGTCGACGTGGGACGCGCGATCTACCAGGGCATCCCCTATTACGGCCGGTGGCTGTGGGCCGTCGCGCGCGTGCTGATCGAAAAACACCACATCAGCCACGGTGAACTCACGGACCGCATGGTCGAGGTGCAGGAACGCTACCGGGACGGGTTGGCCGGACGCATGCTCGAGGCGACGCCGAAGTCCGAGGGCGACGGCGCCGACGTGAGGCGCAACGAGCACCACATCCGCGCGGTCGGCATTGGCGATCCGCAGATCTACGCAGGCAAGGCAGGCACGCCGAAATTCTCGGTCGGCGAGGCCGTGGTGGTCCGCGACCTGCCTGCCCTGCTCTACACGCGCACACCGGAATACGTGCGCGGCGCCAAAGGGGTGATCGCCGAGGTCACCTACGAGAGCCCGGCGCCCGAGGACGAGACCTGGGACCGCACGGACGCCACACCGGAGTGGTTCTACATCGTGCGCTTCAACCTCTCCGAGTTGTTCTACGGCTACACCGGAACCTCAACGGACACACTGCAAACCGAGATCCCCGAACGCTGGTTGGAGAAGAGCCTATGA
- the scnC gene encoding thiocyanate hydrolase subunit gamma, giving the protein MSGNHDHDHDHDHARTVKPMVDEVTDFEVLEIALRELCIEKGIFTAEEHRRFTEFAEQIGPTPAARLVAKAWLDPEFKQLALTDALAASKAVGVDWLEPTGFGTPSDFTAFKILEDTPTLHHVIVCALCSCYPRPILGNSPEWYRTPNYRRRLVRWPRQVLAEFGLYLPDDVEVRVEDSNQKHRFMVMPMRPEGTEGWTEDQLAEIITRDCLIGVALPKPGVTTNVIVDTRPAIHPAG; this is encoded by the coding sequence ATGAGCGGTAACCACGACCACGATCACGACCACGACCACGCGCGCACGGTCAAGCCCATGGTCGACGAGGTCACCGACTTCGAGGTGCTCGAGATCGCGTTGCGCGAACTGTGTATCGAGAAGGGCATCTTCACCGCCGAGGAGCACCGCCGGTTCACCGAGTTCGCCGAGCAGATCGGGCCGACGCCTGCCGCGCGTCTGGTGGCCAAGGCCTGGCTGGATCCCGAATTCAAGCAGCTCGCGCTCACCGATGCGCTGGCCGCCAGCAAGGCCGTGGGTGTCGACTGGCTGGAGCCCACCGGATTCGGAACACCCAGCGATTTCACGGCTTTCAAGATTCTCGAGGACACCCCGACGCTGCACCACGTGATCGTGTGTGCGTTGTGCTCGTGCTACCCGCGGCCCATCCTGGGCAACTCCCCCGAGTGGTACCGCACACCGAACTACCGCAGACGGCTCGTGCGCTGGCCGCGGCAGGTGCTCGCCGAGTTCGGCCTGTACCTGCCCGACGACGTCGAGGTCCGCGTCGAGGACTCCAACCAGAAGCACCGCTTCATGGTCATGCCGATGCGGCCCGAGGGCACCGAGGGCTGGACCGAGGACCAGCTCGCCGAGATCATCACGCGCGACTGCCTGATCGGCGTCGCGCTGCCCAAGCCCGGCGTCACCACCAACGTGATCGTCGACACCCGTCCCGCGATCCATCCGGCGGGGTGA
- a CDS encoding thiocyanate hydrolase subunit beta, with protein MPEEPTTLKRIVERNQIWPVMAAKYGVENPVPPWKSSLDGLCDALDHSECGPQVLNFKDRRDEEDALAATVYADVPYPENQLLALAHSLLARGVIDEAELQQRIASVRARLEA; from the coding sequence ATGCCCGAAGAGCCCACCACTCTCAAGCGCATCGTCGAGCGCAACCAGATCTGGCCCGTCATGGCGGCCAAGTACGGCGTGGAAAACCCTGTGCCGCCGTGGAAGTCGAGCCTCGACGGGCTGTGCGACGCGCTCGACCATTCGGAGTGCGGGCCACAGGTGCTGAACTTCAAGGACCGCCGCGACGAGGAAGACGCGCTGGCGGCCACGGTGTACGCCGACGTCCCCTATCCCGAGAACCAGTTGCTGGCCCTTGCGCACTCGCTGCTGGCCCGCGGAGTGATCGACGAGGCCGAACTGCAGCAGCGGATCGCATCCGTGCGCGCCCGACTGGAGGCGTGA